The window CGAATCGGTACTTTGAAGTAGCTAGTACATTGCATGGTTCCAATCGTGATTCGATCAATAGACTTTCTGGCAACTTAAAGGAACACCAGTTGATACGTATTTCCGAAACCGATAACCGAAAACGAAGAAGGTgtcatgtatattataataacaaacaaattaggagaataaatttaatgtgTAAGTCTTGTAGAATTGTATTACACCTTGTAGTACGAAGTGATTGCTTTGCTTCGTATCATTTGAAAGATAAATACTAAGTacttaacaaaaatttattaaataaatatttgattctAACACAAAAAAATCttgtacttatttatatatctgtatctTCACAATTTCGATCAAATAGAGGGACTAAATAGAGAACTGCCGATGAGATTTGTAAAACTTCCTCGAAAAATTGCCGGCGACAAGCGAAATGATGTGAGTCACTTCTTCTGGCGCGAAACGAACAATTCTTGATTCGATTTGCGGACGATATAGCGTTAACACACACATGAATGTTGCGGACGTGATTAAAAGTTCTACTGAGGATTTTATTGTTCGAAATTCGAAAAGCAGGAACGGTCGTGCTTAATAATCCGTTATGTTTGAAGGTGACGATGTTGGACGGTAAACGGGGTCTCATACATCTTCTGTTAGTTAAGAAGCCTGAAGTTCTCGAAGAGGTAAGACATAGCGAATTGGTACCATGAAACGTGGACTTTAGAGTAGAGTTAACGTCAGTCCATGGATTTCCATATGCACCAACTTACATGTAGTGAGACCTGGATCGGTAGTACTTAcgttatattgaaatttaattgtaaatcaCGCAACGCAAGTATTACCgggcgaatggctgcatatttcactatattttcaaaatctcTTTAAATTAATTCTGATTAAACACTAAATATTAACACTTTACATTACCAATAGTACTTCTACAGGAAAATAGATAAGATATAGTTAAATTCaaagataatttctttaaattcgcaaatttatatattaattatcatatatgttaattatatttattattctttatacttttatcATGACTAAAATGCACATCAACGTCGTATCTAGCATGGATCACTGCGAGATGCACGCTATCatcaaagaaagatataagcTTATGCATCGATACAATAGGCGCATGGTGGGGACAGGGTTCCCTGTTTATATTCGTAGTTCATGTTTTGTCCATACTTGTCGCTGAAGTCATACTTAGAACAAAAAATAGTGTACAGCCTTAACCTTACAAATATTGTTTACTTGTATTAAGTTATAGAttgtatagttatttttaacaatattttaaaatatcaataaaatacaattttgttTACAAAATAATGAGGCACTTTGTAAtagagtaatttttttttaaatattataaatttaatattagtttatacgatttgttaataattattatgagtcAGATTAATAGCGATGAACGACCTAAAAAAGTAAGTAGATTTGACTATAttgattatttcattattaattgcatgtatgtaagtatatttatatattgtataatatgtacAGAGGTacaggaaagaagaagagaaaaatacttTCTCTGACACCGATGAGGATTATGTACCATATGTATCTGTTAAGGAACGAAAAAAGCAACAGCTTATTAAACTTGGTAAAATTAATCagttgaaagaagaaagtgcAAATGGTGGTATTGGAAAAAGTAGCAgcgaaaatgaaaaggatgaTGCTGACGATGATAACGGTCAAGTTTGGGGCCGTAAATCTAATATTTCTCTTCTAGATCAACAtacagaattaaaaaaattggcAGAAGGTAACTCATAGCTAAAAACAAGTATGAACTtatcatgaaataaaattaataaaatattaatgttatatgtaTGCAGCTAAAAAAGAGAGTGCTATGGAAAAACaattaaaggaagaagaaaagatattggAAAGTGTGGCAGAAAATAAAGCTTTAATGGGGGTTGCTGAATTGGCAAAAGGTATTCAGTATGAAGATCCAATAAAGACTAGTTGGCATCCTCCAAAGGTAGTACTTAGTCTTGGAGAAACAAGACATGAAAGAGTTAGGAAGAAATTAAGAATTTTAGTAGAGGGAGATGATGTACCTCCTCCGTTAAAGAGctttaaagaaatgaaatttcacaGAGGTATCTTGAATGGTTTAGAACAGAAAGGAATCACTAAACCTACTCCGATTCAAGTACAAGGAATACCTACTGTGTcagtaatacatttattttattttatattttttattgattttgatCTTATCGGtaaactttaatattattatttaattaatcaatgaatCTATAACAGGCTTTCTGGTCGTGATATGATTGGTATAGCTTTTACTGGAAGTGGTAAAACATTGGTTTTTGTTCTACCCATTATAATGTTTTGCTTAGAACAAGAAGTGGGTATGCCCTTTATAAGAAACGAAGGACCATATGGTAATTATTTAGatagttaaataatattacaatatatattattaagaatgTATTGTTAGAAACAccattttatgttattttatagGTCTTATAATTTGTCCATCACGAGAATTAGCAAAACAAACTTACGATATTATTCGTCATTACACAAATAGTTTAAGACAAGCTGGTTGTCCCGATATACGTAGTTGTTTAGCAATTGGTGGAGTACCTGTATCTGAATCTTTAGAAGTCATTAATAAGTATGTaacaattgttttaattattaacatgtaattattaacaataatttaatatctgcAGAGGTGTACATATAATGGTGGCTACCCCCGGACGTCTTATGGATATGCTAGACAAAAAAATGGTTAAATTAAGTGTATGTAGATATTTGTGTATGGATGAAGCAGATCGTATGATAGACATGGGTTTTGAAGAGGACGTGagaacgattttttctttcttcagaGTATGTTTAACacatgattaattttaatatgaattataattatatataatgaaataaaaatgaaaaatatttttattatagggCCAAAGACAAACGTTACTATTCTCTGCCACTATGCCAAAAAAGATTCAAAATTTTGCTCGTTCAGCCTTGGTAAAACCTGTAACAATAAATGTTGGTCGTGCAGGTGCTGCCTCAATGAATGTAATTCAAGAGGTAGAATATGTAAAACAAGAGGCTAAGATAGTATACCTTCTAGAATGTCTTCAAAAGACTCCACCACCTGTACTTATATTTgctgaaaaaaaacaagatgtTGATGCTATTCATGAGTATCTACTTCTAAAAGGAGTAGAAGCTGTAGCAATACATGGAGGAAaaggtaataaaatttaaataaaaaacttgtCATCAAAATATCAGAATTTTACAGTTTTTTacttgtattctttttttcagatCAAGAAGAGAGATCGCGTTCAGTTGAAGCGTTTCGTGCTGGCAGAAAAGATGTATTAGTAGCAACGGATGTTGCTTCTAAAGGTCTTGATTTTGCAGATGTACAACATGTTATAAATTACGATATGCCAGATGACGTAGAAAATTATGGTACTTTGATTTgcaattattgataaattttaaaataatattgtttatctCCACATGTGTGCAtgcaatgaaaataatctatTATTTCAGTACACAGAATTGGAAGAACTGGAAGATCAGGCAGAACTGGAATAGCCacaacatttattaataaagcAAATGACGAATCTGTATTACTTGATCTTAAACATTTATTGATGGAAGCAAAACAGAAAGTTCCACCATTTTTACTTGAACTTTGttctgaaaatgaaaaatatcttaatttgggaggtaaaataatttatacaaattttattaattattcatttacttCGATAGAAacctatattatcatttaatcttACAGATGAACGTGGTTGCAGTTATTGCGGTGGTCTTGGGCACAGAATTACTGAATGTCCTAAACTGGAAGCTATTCAAAATAAACAAGCATCGAATATTGGCCGCCGTGATTATCTAGCCAGTAATGCAgctgattattaatatatatacttctcttttaataatgtatataataaatatagtattttattattttatattatattacttttaattttcaatagattttcatttatagCCTACTAAGTCTTTATACATTTCActgtacaattattatatatatatatatatttatatattctttctttctttctctctctctctctttctattttatttttatattagaagCAAACTATTTGTCAACCTCATTTATGGcacttaatttctttttaatttccagAGCAAGTTTATATCCGAGTTCTGgtcttctatctcttccttCAACCATAGCTTTTACTTGACTTGAATTTACAATAATTCCATTATTAGCTATTACATTTGCTTTCGTTTTCTCAATATCCACTAAATCAACTCCACGACTACAATCATCGATAAGAATAGTACGATAACCATTTGTTGTTGCATCAACAGCAGTAGCACCTACGCATACGTCATATGCTAATccgcaaatatatatatctgtggtGCCTATCTCTTGTAATTGTGAAGCTAATGTTgtctttgttaattttttattatcccaAAATACGGAGTATGAATCTACTTCCGAATTAGTTcctttgtaaatttttatagcatttttaactatttttaaatctttatgAAGTTCAGCACCCCATGAATCCTGAACACAATGACGGGGCCAGAGCCTTTGCTTTATTGAAGGTGATGCTTTAAATGTTACACTGTCATATACTCGGACCATTTCTTTAGATATACCATCGCTTTCATCAATTtccctataaaaaaaatatatatatatataaaattatatacaaaaaacttgtaataaaataaagtataaagAAACTATTAGAAAGTGGTACCTGAAAGGTAAATTATCAATGAAAGATACATGATCTACAGGATGCCAATCAAGTGAATAAAATACAGCATCAAATGTTACTGTATCCAATAAACGATTAATAGGTTCAATTACTTCTAATCCCTCATGTTGTGCAGCACAATGTTTAATGTTTAAAGAACCTGATATAAAATCATTCTGTACATCCACAATAAGAAAGGCACTTTTTGGACGTGTGCAAACTTTAATCCAAAGATTCCAGCATAtctgaatatataataataaattgataaaacaCTTTTTACttacatgtatgtacaaatatatttatacccACTTCAAATTCTTCCCTGTCTATCATTCCATCATTATTTAGATCAAAgattgaatatatttcttgCAATTGATCTTCTTCAAGTGTATAAACTTTACCAAGATTATTGCGAAATAAGGCACTACATATAAGTTTAAATTCTGATACAGATAGAAATCCATCTTCATCTTTGTCAAAGGCAGTAAAACATGCATCCATGTTTGTCCACTTTTGCTGTTCGTTTCCAAGTTATTTGTTTAATCAATACTTAGGGTATTTCTATGTGAACACCTTACAAAGAGCTATTTAGCTGaagtatagttattaatcaaatgctgcaatattgtatatatatacattgctTTACTAGTAATATAGGAAAAAGA of the Vespa crabro chromosome 4, iyVesCrab1.2, whole genome shotgun sequence genome contains:
- the LOC124423973 gene encoding ATP-dependent RNA helicase abstrakt, which produces MSQINSDERPKKRYRKEEEKNTFSDTDEDYVPYVSVKERKKQQLIKLGKINQLKEESANGGIGKSSSENEKDDADDDNGQVWGRKSNISLLDQHTELKKLAEAKKESAMEKQLKEEEKILESVAENKALMGVAELAKGIQYEDPIKTSWHPPKVVLSLGETRHERVRKKLRILVEGDDVPPPLKSFKEMKFHRGILNGLEQKGITKPTPIQVQGIPTVLSGRDMIGIAFTGSGKTLVFVLPIIMFCLEQEVGMPFIRNEGPYGLIICPSRELAKQTYDIIRHYTNSLRQAGCPDIRSCLAIGGVPVSESLEVINKGVHIMVATPGRLMDMLDKKMVKLSVCRYLCMDEADRMIDMGFEEDVRTIFSFFRGQRQTLLFSATMPKKIQNFARSALVKPVTINVGRAGAASMNVIQEVEYVKQEAKIVYLLECLQKTPPPVLIFAEKKQDVDAIHEYLLLKGVEAVAIHGGKDQEERSRSVEAFRAGRKDVLVATDVASKGLDFADVQHVINYDMPDDVENYVHRIGRTGRSGRTGIATTFINKANDESVLLDLKHLLMEAKQKVPPFLLELCSENEKYLNLGDERGCSYCGGLGHRITECPKLEAIQNKQASNIGRRDYLASNAADY
- the LOC124423974 gene encoding uncharacterized protein LOC124423974 isoform X2 — encoded protein: MNLITNENVQPRFYTPGEEISSQPNFLRGHGTYVDDENTLRASVAGVLEKVNKLISVRPLKARYQGEIGDVVVGRITEVQQRRWKVDTNSKLDSVLLLSSVNLPGGELRRRSAEDEQTMRRYLQEGDLICAEVQSTFVDGSLSLHTRVLKYGKLSQGIMLKVPPALIKRKKIHFHNLENGASLILGNNGYVWIGANTQETDKSEGGFTQDLSRVPQDNREVCARLRNCVLILAQCNMKLSDTSITYAYEESMKYKQKWTNMDACFTAFDKDEDGFLSVSEFKLICSALFRNNLGKVYTLEEDQLQEIYSIFDLNNDGMIDREEFEICWNLWIKVCTRPKSAFLIVDVQNDFISGSLNIKHCAAQHEGLEVIEPINRLLDTVTFDAVFYSLDWHPVDHVSFIDNLPFREIDESDGISKEMVRVYDSVTFKASPSIKQRLWPRHCVQDSWGAELHKDLKIVKNAIKIYKGTNSEVDSYSVFWDNKKLTKTTLASQLQEIGTTDIYICGLAYDVCVGATAVDATTNGYRTILIDDCSRGVDLVDIEKTKANVIANNGIIVNSSQVKAMVEGRDRRPELGYKLALEIKKKLSAINEVDK
- the LOC124423974 gene encoding uncharacterized protein LOC124423974 isoform X1; its protein translation is MDECPNIIVRLAVDRADMNLITNENVQPRFYTPGEEISSQPNFLRGHGTYVDDENTLRASVAGVLEKVNKLISVRPLKARYQGEIGDVVVGRITEVQQRRWKVDTNSKLDSVLLLSSVNLPGGELRRRSAEDEQTMRRYLQEGDLICAEVQSTFVDGSLSLHTRVLKYGKLSQGIMLKVPPALIKRKKIHFHNLENGASLILGNNGYVWIGANTQETDKSEGGFTQDLSRVPQDNREVCARLRNCVLILAQCNMKLSDTSITYAYEESMKYKQKWTNMDACFTAFDKDEDGFLSVSEFKLICSALFRNNLGKVYTLEEDQLQEIYSIFDLNNDGMIDREEFEICWNLWIKVCTRPKSAFLIVDVQNDFISGSLNIKHCAAQHEGLEVIEPINRLLDTVTFDAVFYSLDWHPVDHVSFIDNLPFREIDESDGISKEMVRVYDSVTFKASPSIKQRLWPRHCVQDSWGAELHKDLKIVKNAIKIYKGTNSEVDSYSVFWDNKKLTKTTLASQLQEIGTTDIYICGLAYDVCVGATAVDATTNGYRTILIDDCSRGVDLVDIEKTKANVIANNGIIVNSSQVKAMVEGRDRRPELGYKLALEIKKKLSAINEVDK
- the LOC124423974 gene encoding nicotinamidase isoform X3; this encodes MDACFTAFDKDEDGFLSVSEFKLICSALFRNNLGKVYTLEEDQLQEIYSIFDLNNDGMIDREEFEICWNLWIKVCTRPKSAFLIVDVQNDFISGSLNIKHCAAQHEGLEVIEPINRLLDTVTFDAVFYSLDWHPVDHVSFIDNLPFREIDESDGISKEMVRVYDSVTFKASPSIKQRLWPRHCVQDSWGAELHKDLKIVKNAIKIYKGTNSEVDSYSVFWDNKKLTKTTLASQLQEIGTTDIYICGLAYDVCVGATAVDATTNGYRTILIDDCSRGVDLVDIEKTKANVIANNGIIVNSSQVKAMVEGRDRRPELGYKLALEIKKKLSAINEVDK